The Archangium lipolyticum genome includes a window with the following:
- a CDS encoding NAD-dependent epimerase/dehydratase family protein: protein MSHVGSIRRVLVTGSSGQLGAEICRQLSGEYQVTGLDTAPGPFTQVIGSVDDRALVFAQVARVDAVIHVASLHAPHRELLPKSRFIDVNVQGALHLLEAAAEHRCQRFVYTSTTSVYGRAMEPRADAAIWVTEELAPGPRDIYDVTKLAAEQLCRLIHEETGLPVITLRTSRFYPQPRELMAIHRLHRGLDLRDCAWAHRLALESPVPFGLYNISARSPFRREDLTELLHDASAVIRRRAPTVAGLLLQQGIPLPSRLDRVYVIERAEAELGFHPRFNALELLRDE, encoded by the coding sequence ATGAGCCACGTGGGGAGCATCAGGAGGGTTCTCGTCACCGGCAGCTCGGGACAGCTCGGCGCGGAGATCTGTCGGCAACTCTCCGGCGAGTACCAGGTGACGGGCCTGGACACCGCACCTGGACCCTTCACGCAGGTCATCGGGAGCGTGGATGACCGTGCGCTCGTCTTCGCCCAGGTCGCGCGGGTGGACGCGGTCATCCACGTGGCCTCGCTGCACGCCCCACACCGGGAACTGCTGCCGAAGTCGCGCTTCATCGACGTGAACGTGCAGGGAGCGCTCCATCTGCTCGAGGCGGCGGCGGAGCACCGTTGCCAGCGCTTCGTGTACACGAGCACGACCTCGGTCTACGGGCGCGCGATGGAGCCCCGAGCGGATGCCGCCATCTGGGTGACGGAGGAGCTCGCGCCCGGGCCGCGAGACATCTACGACGTCACCAAGCTGGCCGCGGAGCAGCTCTGCCGGCTCATCCACGAGGAGACGGGGCTGCCCGTCATCACCCTGCGCACCTCGCGCTTCTATCCGCAGCCGAGGGAGCTGATGGCCATCCACCGGCTCCACCGGGGGCTGGACTTGCGCGACTGCGCGTGGGCCCATCGGTTGGCGCTCGAATCCCCGGTGCCCTTCGGGCTGTACAACATCTCCGCCCGCTCGCCCTTCCGGCGCGAGGACCTGACGGAGCTGCTGCACGACGCATCGGCCGTCATCCGCCGCCGGGCCCCCACGGTGGCCGGACTGCTCCTCCAGCAAGGCATCCCCCTCCCCTCGCGCCTGGACCGGGTCTACGTCATCGAGCGGGCCGAAGCCGAGCTGGGCTTCCATCCCCGATTCAACGCACTCGAGCTCCTGCGGGACGAGTGA
- a CDS encoding TetR/AcrR family transcriptional regulator — MPVTSRKLSTADERRGTVLRTAIQAFAARGYYGTTTAEVAKAAGISQAYVYRLFPDKEALFVAVIDHCAALLRENMTDAVAKARGREPETVLAAMRTAYARLIQDDRDLLRVLMHANCAASEPPIREAIRACYAKQVEYVRSASGASDDQVRSLIADGLLANVLVAIGADEVDAPWTRTLFAGSERA, encoded by the coding sequence ATGCCCGTGACATCCCGGAAGCTGTCCACCGCCGACGAGCGCCGCGGCACCGTGCTCCGCACCGCCATCCAGGCCTTCGCGGCGCGGGGCTATTACGGCACGACCACCGCGGAGGTGGCCAAGGCCGCGGGCATCTCGCAGGCGTACGTGTACCGGCTCTTCCCCGACAAGGAGGCGCTGTTCGTGGCGGTCATCGACCACTGCGCCGCGCTGCTGCGCGAGAACATGACGGATGCGGTGGCGAAGGCGCGGGGCCGCGAGCCGGAGACGGTGCTGGCCGCGATGCGGACCGCATACGCGCGGCTCATCCAGGACGACCGGGACCTGCTGCGAGTGTTGATGCACGCCAACTGCGCGGCTTCGGAGCCTCCCATCCGCGAAGCCATCCGCGCCTGCTACGCCAAGCAGGTGGAGTACGTGCGTAGCGCGTCTGGTGCGTCTGACGACCAGGTCCGGAGCCTCATCGCGGATGGGCTCCTGGCCAACGTGCTCGTCGCCATCGGCGCCGACGAGGTCGACGCGCCCTGGACCCGCACCCTGTTCGCCGGGAGCGAGCGCGCCTGA
- a CDS encoding styrene monooxygenase/indole monooxygenase family protein gives MANIAIVGAGQAGLFLGFGLLEDGHDVTLFSEHTPDAILNGRVPSGMGLFEDAVKKEAALGLTFWEDVMTRGEGAILELLNPDGAVGLRIAPPVPRPHRSVDQRLKNSRWMRELERRGASIRVVPLANADEFDAHVTGFDLVVVATGKGSLSSLFARDARRSPFDKPQRHITGFHVKNFRPELRSGTIRVLPGLGEVVITPFYGRENIKGRFLLLEGIPGGPLDFLSRELPGRELLEECKRTLRRLLPGQLDDLQEAELPTEQCWLRGTITPTVRHPVGRLASGRVVIGLGDALMLHDPLAAQGGNNATHMADFYRTRIREHAGRPFTAEWMQRTFDDFWLDHGQYAMGVTAGLLMPPAPHQQAVLASAHHVPAVATALINGLYDPRALFPWFVDPAVTREFLLSQGVPPPLLEQLWKPS, from the coding sequence ATGGCGAACATCGCGATCGTAGGAGCGGGCCAGGCGGGGCTCTTCCTGGGCTTCGGCCTGCTCGAGGACGGACACGACGTCACCCTGTTTTCCGAGCACACCCCCGATGCGATCCTGAATGGCCGGGTCCCCTCCGGCATGGGGCTCTTCGAGGACGCGGTGAAGAAGGAAGCCGCGCTCGGGCTCACGTTCTGGGAAGACGTGATGACGCGGGGGGAAGGTGCCATCCTCGAGCTGCTCAACCCCGATGGCGCCGTCGGGCTGCGTATCGCCCCTCCCGTCCCGCGACCCCATCGAAGCGTCGATCAGCGGTTGAAGAACTCACGGTGGATGCGGGAGCTGGAGCGCCGCGGCGCATCCATTCGCGTCGTTCCCCTGGCGAATGCGGACGAGTTCGATGCGCACGTCACGGGCTTCGACCTCGTCGTGGTCGCCACCGGCAAGGGCTCGCTCTCCAGCCTGTTCGCGAGAGATGCCCGGCGGAGCCCCTTCGACAAGCCGCAGCGCCACATCACCGGCTTCCACGTGAAGAACTTCCGGCCCGAGCTGCGCAGCGGGACCATTCGGGTCCTGCCGGGTCTGGGCGAGGTGGTCATCACGCCGTTCTACGGCCGGGAGAACATCAAGGGGCGCTTCCTGCTCCTCGAGGGCATCCCGGGCGGACCGCTCGATTTCCTCTCGCGTGAGCTGCCGGGCCGCGAGCTGTTGGAGGAGTGCAAGCGAACCCTCCGCCGGCTGCTCCCCGGGCAGCTGGATGACCTGCAAGAGGCGGAGCTTCCCACCGAGCAGTGCTGGCTTCGCGGCACCATCACCCCCACCGTCCGCCATCCGGTGGGCCGGCTGGCCTCGGGCAGGGTGGTGATCGGCCTGGGCGACGCCCTCATGCTGCATGACCCGCTGGCCGCGCAGGGGGGCAACAACGCGACCCACATGGCGGACTTCTACCGGACCCGCATCCGGGAGCACGCCGGGCGTCCCTTCACGGCGGAGTGGATGCAACGGACCTTCGATGACTTCTGGCTCGACCATGGCCAATACGCGATGGGCGTGACGGCCGGCCTGCTCATGCCGCCAGCACCGCACCAGCAGGCGGTGCTCGCCTCGGCGCACCATGTGCCCGCGGTGGCGACGGCGTTGATCAATGGCCTGTACGACCCCAGAGCCCTCTTCCCCTGGTTCGTCGACCCCGCCGTCACCCGCGAGTTCCTGCTCTCCCAGGGCGTCCCACCCCCCTTGCTGGAGCAGCTCTGGAAGCCCTCGTAA
- a CDS encoding peptidase MA family metallohydrolase, translating to MPNVPEPAAAEITDRAGRRFQVRWGESGLCGLGDARRVAQRHALLGTFVALGAAGTTVRHDPHVDPVVLREVLSVLGAVQSPSQSPIRRVFGRELDRLPPPEVYVYRDVQQMLDVSCVNRAAIGYYDGAIHLSGDPRHGIETLRQTVVHEYVHHVLIGLGIKVPMWLHEGLAMKLAGENWWVDPSLGLVAWLRDQHLPFEAMTGAFPHTADEKFALAAYYQSFAMLEFLWDRQGDDGVAALVRALARGELDAKEAFSSTGVSGDALEQAWREFLARRYRERDEPMQRLHEAAARNRQ from the coding sequence GTGCCCAACGTGCCCGAGCCGGCCGCCGCTGAGATCACCGACCGCGCCGGCCGTCGCTTCCAGGTGCGGTGGGGCGAGAGCGGGCTGTGCGGCCTCGGAGACGCCCGGCGCGTTGCACAACGGCATGCACTGCTCGGGACGTTCGTCGCGCTCGGCGCAGCCGGCACGACGGTGCGCCACGACCCGCATGTCGACCCGGTCGTGTTGAGGGAGGTGCTGTCTGTTCTCGGCGCGGTGCAATCGCCCTCTCAATCACCGATACGCCGAGTCTTCGGCCGGGAGCTCGACCGTCTCCCCCCTCCAGAGGTCTACGTCTACAGGGACGTGCAGCAGATGCTGGATGTCTCGTGCGTCAATCGCGCGGCCATCGGATACTACGACGGCGCGATCCACCTGAGCGGCGACCCCCGGCACGGCATCGAGACCCTCAGGCAGACGGTCGTCCACGAATACGTCCACCACGTCCTCATCGGGCTCGGGATCAAGGTGCCCATGTGGTTGCACGAGGGGCTGGCGATGAAACTCGCCGGAGAGAACTGGTGGGTCGATCCTTCTCTCGGGCTCGTGGCCTGGCTCCGGGACCAGCACTTGCCCTTCGAGGCGATGACGGGTGCCTTTCCCCACACCGCCGACGAGAAGTTTGCGCTGGCGGCCTACTACCAGAGCTTCGCCATGCTCGAGTTCCTATGGGATCGGCAAGGGGACGACGGTGTCGCCGCGCTCGTGCGGGCGCTCGCGCGAGGCGAGCTGGACGCGAAGGAGGCCTTCTCCTCGACGGGGGTCTCCGGCGACGCGCTCGAGCAGGCCTGGAGGGAGTTCCTGGCTCGCCGCTACCGAGAACGCGACGAGCCGATGCAGCGGCTCCACGAAGCCGCGGCGCGAAACCGGCAATGA
- a CDS encoding nuclear transport factor 2 family protein: MSTTDTNIQAIRKQAQQTFSNHLEYLSSGRISEWVDLFTEDGVLEFPYGPEGFPKKVTGKGELYEYMKNFPKHFQVRFNGLRFHETTDASLVVAEFASEGKALTTGRPYDQRYISLVETRDGKISRYVDFWNPLVAMKSLGSENLGASFLT; encoded by the coding sequence ATGAGCACCACCGACACCAACATCCAGGCGATTCGCAAGCAGGCGCAGCAGACGTTCTCCAACCACCTCGAGTACCTGTCGAGCGGCCGCATCAGCGAGTGGGTGGACCTGTTCACTGAGGACGGCGTGCTGGAGTTCCCCTACGGCCCGGAGGGCTTCCCCAAGAAGGTCACCGGCAAGGGCGAGCTGTACGAGTACATGAAGAACTTCCCCAAGCACTTCCAGGTGCGGTTCAACGGGTTGCGCTTCCACGAGACGACCGACGCGTCGCTGGTGGTGGCGGAGTTCGCCAGCGAGGGCAAGGCGTTGACGACCGGCCGCCCCTACGATCAGAGGTACATCTCGCTCGTGGAGACGCGTGACGGGAAGATCTCCCGCTACGTGGATTTCTGGAACCCGCTGGTCGCCATGAAGTCCCTCGGCTCCGAGAACCTCGGTGCCTCGTTCCTCACCTGA
- a CDS encoding TetR/AcrR family transcriptional regulator: MQRTRRTLRDALVALILERGWEQVSVQDVCDRADVGRSTFYTHFADKEELLLSGFDEFRKVLRAQHAAAAEAGRPLGFARALLEHAHENLRLFRALIGKRSGQLVQRRFRELVLELVATDLAGLALAGPVLDGTVHYVGGAFLELLTWWLDSRSPLPPVEVEALFQRLTTPVLAAAR; encoded by the coding sequence GTGCAGCGGACGCGGCGGACGCTCCGCGATGCGCTCGTCGCGCTCATCCTCGAGCGCGGCTGGGAGCAGGTCAGCGTGCAGGACGTGTGCGACCGAGCCGACGTGGGACGCTCGACCTTCTATACGCACTTCGCCGACAAGGAGGAGCTGCTCCTCAGCGGCTTCGACGAGTTTCGCAAGGTGCTCCGCGCACAGCATGCAGCGGCGGCCGAAGCTGGCAGGCCGCTCGGTTTCGCGAGGGCCCTGCTTGAGCATGCCCACGAAAACCTGCGCCTCTTTCGAGCCCTTATCGGCAAGCGCAGCGGGCAGTTGGTCCAGCGGCGCTTCCGGGAGCTGGTACTGGAGCTCGTCGCAACGGACCTGGCTGGCCTCGCTCTCGCCGGGCCCGTGCTTGACGGGACGGTGCACTACGTGGGCGGTGCGTTCCTCGAGCTGCTCACCTGGTGGCTCGATAGCCGCAGCCCACTGCCGCCCGTCGAGGTGGAGGCACTCTTCCAGCGGCTGACCACGCCCGTCCTCGCCGCGGCCCGATAG
- a CDS encoding aldo/keto reductase produces the protein MEYRKLGHSGLKVSSLCLGTMTFGEASEGSMMHAVGADEKTSFAIMDRALDAGINFWDTADVYGNDGLTERVLGNWFAQSHRRDEVVLATKFRFRMGKGPNDTGASRYHLRSAVEQSLRRLKTDRIDLYQVHMQDIDTPEEETLRALEDLVRQGKVLYIGASNYAAYRLVDSLWTSKTQHLSRFVALQAQYSLVVRELEREHAPVCEQFGLGILPWSPLAGGFLSGKYRKGQPPPESSRLARWKDRLTQFDTPRNWRILETVDAVAAELNATPSQVSLAWLLRKRAVTSVIFGARSVEQLEDNLKAAELKLDDAQLKRLDEASALELGYPYDFMQRIQGRW, from the coding sequence ATGGAATACCGCAAGCTGGGACACAGTGGGCTGAAGGTGTCGAGCCTGTGCCTGGGGACGATGACGTTCGGCGAGGCGTCCGAGGGCTCGATGATGCATGCCGTGGGGGCGGACGAGAAGACGTCCTTCGCCATCATGGACCGCGCGCTCGACGCGGGGATCAACTTCTGGGACACCGCAGACGTGTACGGCAACGACGGCCTCACCGAGCGCGTGCTGGGCAACTGGTTCGCCCAGTCCCACCGGCGCGACGAGGTGGTGCTGGCCACCAAGTTCCGCTTCCGCATGGGCAAGGGCCCCAATGACACGGGCGCCTCGCGCTATCACCTGCGCTCCGCGGTGGAGCAGAGCCTGCGCCGGCTGAAGACGGACCGCATCGACCTGTACCAGGTGCACATGCAGGACATCGACACGCCCGAGGAGGAGACGCTGCGGGCGCTGGAGGACCTGGTGCGCCAGGGAAAGGTGCTCTACATCGGCGCGAGCAACTACGCGGCCTACCGGCTGGTGGACAGCTTGTGGACGAGCAAGACCCAGCACCTGTCACGCTTCGTGGCGCTGCAGGCGCAGTACAGCCTGGTGGTTCGCGAGTTGGAGCGCGAGCACGCGCCGGTGTGCGAGCAGTTCGGGCTGGGCATCCTCCCGTGGTCGCCGCTGGCGGGCGGCTTCCTGTCCGGCAAGTACCGCAAGGGGCAGCCCCCGCCGGAGTCCTCGCGGCTGGCCAGGTGGAAGGACCGGCTCACCCAGTTCGACACTCCGCGCAACTGGCGCATCCTGGAGACCGTGGACGCGGTGGCCGCCGAGCTGAATGCCACGCCCTCGCAGGTGTCGCTGGCGTGGCTGCTGCGCAAGCGTGCCGTCACCTCCGTCATCTTCGGGGCGCGCAGCGTGGAGCAGCTCGAGGACAACCTGAAGGCCGCGGAGCTGAAGCTGGATGACGCCCAGCTCAAGCGCCTGGACGAGGCGAGCGCCCTGGAGCTGGGCTACCCGTACGACTTCATGCAGCGCATCCAGGGCCGGTGGTAG
- a CDS encoding SDR family oxidoreductase, which translates to MQIKNAVALVTGANRGLGLAFAKVLLERGARKVYAAARDPSTISLPGLVPVRLDVTRPEQVEAIAREARDVTLLINNAGILKRTTLLANDAQAAAREELETNYLGPLATSSAFAPILASHGGGAIVNVLSVLSWLSFPGTSTYSASKAAAWALTNGLRNELRGQKTQVLGLHVGYMDTDMAHGVTAPKSNPTEVVRLTLDALEAGREEILADQVSRNVKQGLSAEPGVYLGIPGA; encoded by the coding sequence ATGCAGATCAAGAATGCAGTCGCGCTGGTGACCGGCGCCAACCGTGGCCTTGGACTCGCCTTCGCGAAGGTCTTGCTCGAACGCGGCGCACGCAAGGTCTACGCGGCTGCTCGCGATCCATCGACCATCTCATTGCCCGGCCTCGTGCCGGTCCGGCTCGACGTGACCCGGCCCGAACAGGTCGAGGCGATCGCGCGCGAGGCCCGCGACGTGACGCTGCTGATCAACAACGCTGGCATCCTGAAGCGGACGACGCTCCTCGCCAACGACGCTCAGGCCGCCGCGCGAGAAGAGCTCGAGACCAACTATCTGGGGCCGCTGGCAACGAGCAGCGCCTTCGCGCCGATTCTGGCCAGCCATGGCGGCGGCGCGATCGTCAACGTACTGTCCGTGCTCAGCTGGCTGTCCTTCCCTGGCACGTCGACCTACAGCGCCTCGAAGGCCGCGGCCTGGGCCCTGACCAACGGTCTGCGCAACGAGCTGCGTGGGCAGAAGACCCAGGTGTTGGGGCTGCACGTAGGCTACATGGACACCGACATGGCCCACGGCGTCACCGCGCCGAAATCCAACCCCACCGAGGTGGTGCGCCTGACGCTCGATGCGCTCGAAGCCGGTAGGGAAGAGATCCTCGCTGACCAGGTGAGTCGCAACGTCAAGCAGGGTCTGTCCGCCGAGCCGGGCGTCTATCTCGGCATCCCCGGTGCATGA
- a CDS encoding malonic semialdehyde reductase → MAEQRPALDAAALDVLFQEARTHNAWLDRPVEDTVLRRLYELARMAPTAANTQPMRLVFVKSREAKERLKPTLSPGNVDKAMNAPVTVIVAYDTGFHEKMPKLFPARDMKTQLSGLPAEAREKMAFMNSTLQGAYLILAARALGLDCGPMAGFDNAKVDAAFFPDGKWKSNFLLNLGYGDAARLFPRNPRLDFDEACRID, encoded by the coding sequence ATGGCGGAGCAGAGACCCGCTCTCGACGCGGCGGCGCTGGATGTGTTGTTCCAGGAGGCCCGTACCCACAACGCCTGGCTCGACAGGCCGGTGGAGGACACCGTGCTTCGCCGGCTCTACGAGCTCGCGCGAATGGCACCGACGGCGGCCAACACGCAGCCCATGCGCCTGGTCTTCGTGAAGAGCCGTGAGGCCAAGGAGCGGCTCAAGCCCACCCTGTCGCCCGGCAACGTGGACAAGGCGATGAACGCGCCGGTGACGGTCATCGTGGCCTATGACACCGGGTTCCACGAGAAGATGCCCAAGCTCTTCCCCGCCCGGGACATGAAGACGCAGCTGTCGGGGCTACCGGCCGAGGCCCGGGAGAAGATGGCCTTCATGAACAGCACGCTGCAGGGCGCCTACCTCATCCTCGCCGCGCGAGCCCTGGGGCTCGACTGCGGGCCCATGGCGGGCTTCGACAACGCCAAGGTCGACGCCGCCTTCTTCCCGGACGGCAAGTGGAAGTCCAACTTCCTCCTCAACCTCGGCTACGGCGACGCGGCCAGGCTGTTCCCCCGCAATCCGCGCCTGGACTTCGACGAGGCGTGCCGGATCGACTGA
- a CDS encoding cytochrome P450 gives MIPPRIPMPRLLQLHQWVAHPLRFMEESVRRYGDSFVMQFPNSPPFLFTRDLEMIRQIFTGKPEDLHVGPVNRVLEGMVGKHSLLLLDGQEHIRERRMMTPPFHGERMLAYGLSMRESASRSIDRWPRDKAFTLHEVFQDITLDIILKTVFGLSEGEMLERFRELFVRMLNMGSRDAVLYLSALLPAERMLQMLAVGRDPIRLGPVKADVSWALPWTQLSRLMREVDSYLFAEMDRRRAEGVEKREDVLSMLMQARDEHGQPMSSQELRDEAITLLAAGHETTATTLSWAFHFVLQHPEVEEKLRAELQQVAGTGPLAPEQVNRLEYLDATLKETLRLVPVAPVVGRVLQRPMKVGEWELPAGMAVMACAYLTHRRPDLWPEPERFNPERFIGKRPSPHEYFPFGGGARRCLGMAFANYEMRIVFAEVLRRVKLRPATPYAFRVARRGVTLTPAGGVPVLVDSRN, from the coding sequence ATGATTCCTCCTCGCATTCCGATGCCACGCCTCCTCCAGCTCCACCAGTGGGTCGCCCACCCGCTGCGGTTCATGGAGGAGTCAGTACGCCGCTACGGCGATAGCTTCGTGATGCAGTTCCCCAACAGCCCTCCGTTCCTCTTCACCCGGGACCTGGAGATGATCCGCCAGATCTTCACAGGCAAGCCGGAGGACCTCCATGTGGGGCCGGTGAACCGGGTCCTGGAGGGCATGGTGGGAAAGCACTCCCTGCTGCTGCTCGATGGACAGGAGCACATCCGCGAACGGCGGATGATGACGCCTCCCTTCCACGGAGAACGGATGCTGGCCTACGGATTGTCCATGCGCGAGTCCGCCAGCCGTTCCATCGACCGGTGGCCGCGAGACAAGGCCTTCACCCTCCACGAGGTATTCCAGGACATCACCCTGGACATCATCCTCAAGACGGTCTTCGGCCTCTCCGAGGGGGAGATGCTCGAGCGCTTCCGCGAGCTGTTCGTGCGGATGCTGAACATGGGCTCGCGGGATGCGGTGCTGTACCTGAGCGCCCTGCTCCCGGCGGAGCGGATGCTCCAGATGCTCGCGGTGGGGAGGGACCCCATCCGGCTCGGGCCCGTGAAGGCCGATGTGAGCTGGGCCCTGCCGTGGACCCAGCTCAGCCGCCTCATGCGGGAGGTGGACAGCTACCTCTTCGCGGAGATGGACCGGCGCCGCGCCGAGGGCGTCGAGAAGCGCGAGGATGTCCTGTCGATGCTCATGCAGGCGCGTGACGAGCACGGCCAGCCCATGTCCAGCCAGGAGCTGCGCGACGAGGCCATCACCCTCCTGGCGGCCGGACACGAGACCACCGCGACCACGCTCTCGTGGGCCTTCCACTTCGTCCTCCAACACCCGGAGGTGGAGGAGAAACTCCGTGCGGAGCTCCAGCAGGTGGCGGGAACGGGGCCACTCGCCCCCGAGCAGGTGAATCGGCTGGAGTACCTGGATGCGACCTTGAAGGAGACGTTGCGTCTGGTGCCCGTCGCCCCCGTGGTGGGCCGGGTGCTGCAACGGCCGATGAAGGTGGGCGAGTGGGAGCTGCCCGCCGGCATGGCCGTGATGGCATGCGCCTACCTCACCCATCGCCGCCCGGACCTGTGGCCTGAGCCCGAGCGCTTCAACCCGGAGCGCTTCATCGGCAAGCGGCCGAGCCCTCACGAGTACTTCCCCTTCGGAGGAGGGGCGCGGCGCTGCCTCGGCATGGCCTTCGCCAACTACGAGATGCGGATCGTCTTCGCCGAGGTCCTCCGCCGGGTGAAGCTCCGGCCCGCCACGCCCTACGCGTTCCGGGTGGCGCGGCGAGGCGTCACCCTGACGCCCGCGGGCGGGGTGCCCGTCCTCGTCGACTCGCGAAACTGA
- a CDS encoding MBL fold metallo-hydrolase, whose amino-acid sequence MSKNERGVYQVGAARARGPSSRAKRVLLTIGGVLLLLAAIPAGVLAATFGGLVPAEDGTELPGGARLVRDRFVNLYLLPAGPGAVALIDCGNDLEGAAIKAELARQGLGTDAVKAIFITHGHGDHIGACRLFPEARVYAFASEVGLVEGIEAAKGPVPRLRGVLRERATRVSHILADGETVHVGPLSVQAFHIPGHTGGSAAYLAGGVLYLGDSAAVERGGTLRGAAWIFSDDQEESREVIRGLARRLEPRRQELQALACGHSGPWSDASPLFGFGH is encoded by the coding sequence ATGTCCAAGAACGAACGAGGTGTCTATCAAGTGGGTGCGGCGCGGGCTCGTGGCCCGAGCAGCCGTGCGAAGCGGGTGCTGCTCACCATCGGGGGAGTGTTGCTGCTCCTGGCCGCCATCCCGGCTGGGGTGCTCGCGGCAACCTTCGGTGGGCTGGTGCCCGCGGAGGACGGAACCGAGTTGCCGGGCGGAGCGCGGTTGGTGAGAGACCGCTTCGTCAACCTCTACCTGCTGCCCGCGGGCCCCGGTGCTGTTGCCCTCATCGACTGCGGGAACGACCTTGAGGGGGCCGCCATCAAGGCCGAGCTCGCCCGTCAGGGTCTTGGCACGGACGCGGTGAAGGCCATCTTCATCACGCACGGCCACGGCGACCATATCGGTGCGTGCCGGCTCTTCCCCGAGGCGCGCGTGTACGCGTTCGCCAGCGAGGTGGGGCTGGTGGAGGGGATCGAGGCGGCCAAGGGCCCTGTCCCGCGGCTGCGTGGCGTGCTCCGCGAGCGAGCCACGCGCGTCTCCCACATCCTCGCGGATGGCGAGACGGTGCACGTCGGTCCACTCAGTGTCCAGGCCTTCCACATCCCGGGACACACCGGCGGGAGCGCGGCCTACCTCGCTGGTGGCGTGCTGTACCTGGGCGACTCCGCGGCAGTCGAGCGCGGAGGCACGCTGCGCGGGGCGGCCTGGATCTTCAGCGACGATCAGGAGGAGAGCCGAGAGGTGATTCGCGGCCTTGCCCGCCGGCTCGAGCCACGCCGGCAGGAGCTCCAAGCGCTCGCCTGTGGCCACTCCGGGCCGTGGAGCGATGCATCACCCCTTTTCGGCTTCGGACACTGA